A stretch of the Streptomyces venezuelae genome encodes the following:
- a CDS encoding ABC transporter substrate-binding protein: MEVGHIVIRRKQALAITAVIAALSLTAACGGNGDDDKDGGKGGTASGAGFDAATKGFVNVSDKKGGELKLWSPQDVDYLDPARAYYGFVWNMQRLYVRQLLAYDAKPGKDGTKLVPDLAEALPEISNEGKTYTFKLKDGVKFEDGSPITSKDIKYGIERTFAQDVLSGGPTYLMDLLDQGQKYPGPYKDTDPNKMGLKSVQTPDDKTIVFNLASANSDFSYLMAMPTSSPVPAGKDTGATYTNKPVSTGPYKVEGFTANKGATFVRNEHWDPKTDTIRKGLPDKVTFTVTTNAEDMDQRLLNGDIDLAVDGTGLLQAAKNKVLKDDNLKKNADNPFTGYIRYMVFPQTVAPFDNIECRKAVIYAADPKSLQTARGGPTSGDLGANMLPPGIPGSDKAYDPYGLTAGKPQEDKAKAALQACGKPNGFETTIAVRNNRAAEIKTAESLQAALAKVGITAKIDQYDGKLTSSTIGSPENVKKKNYGIIVMGWGADYNSGAGFLQPLVDGTFIKENGNNNYSMINDPEINKLFDDAAAAKTPEEAAPFYTQINKKTMEKALYLPINFDKAFVYHNPRLTNVYFNDSMGKIDLATVGVIK; encoded by the coding sequence ATGGAGGTTGGACACATCGTGATCCGCAGAAAGCAGGCTCTCGCGATCACCGCGGTGATCGCCGCCCTCTCCCTGACCGCCGCGTGCGGCGGAAACGGCGATGACGACAAGGACGGCGGCAAGGGGGGCACCGCCAGCGGTGCCGGGTTCGACGCCGCCACCAAGGGGTTCGTCAACGTCTCGGACAAGAAGGGCGGGGAGCTCAAGCTCTGGTCGCCCCAGGACGTCGACTACCTCGACCCGGCGCGTGCCTACTACGGCTTCGTGTGGAACATGCAGCGCCTGTACGTCCGCCAGCTGCTCGCGTACGACGCGAAGCCGGGCAAGGACGGCACCAAGCTGGTCCCGGACCTCGCCGAGGCGCTCCCCGAGATCAGCAACGAGGGCAAGACCTACACGTTCAAGCTCAAGGACGGGGTGAAGTTCGAGGACGGTTCGCCGATCACCTCGAAGGACATCAAGTACGGCATCGAGCGGACGTTCGCGCAGGACGTGCTCTCCGGTGGCCCGACCTACCTCATGGACCTGCTCGACCAGGGCCAGAAGTACCCCGGCCCGTACAAGGACACGGACCCGAACAAGATGGGTCTGAAGTCGGTCCAGACGCCGGACGACAAGACCATCGTCTTCAACCTGGCCTCCGCGAACTCGGACTTCAGCTACCTGATGGCCATGCCGACCTCCTCGCCGGTCCCGGCGGGCAAGGACACGGGCGCCACGTACACCAACAAGCCGGTGTCCACCGGTCCGTACAAGGTCGAGGGCTTCACCGCGAACAAGGGCGCCACCTTCGTCCGCAACGAGCACTGGGACCCGAAGACCGACACGATCCGCAAGGGTCTGCCGGACAAGGTCACCTTCACGGTGACCACCAACGCCGAGGACATGGACCAGCGCCTGCTCAACGGCGACATCGACCTCGCCGTCGACGGCACCGGCCTGCTCCAGGCCGCGAAGAACAAGGTGCTCAAGGACGACAACCTCAAGAAGAACGCGGACAACCCGTTCACGGGCTACATCCGCTACATGGTCTTCCCGCAGACCGTGGCGCCGTTCGACAACATCGAGTGCCGCAAGGCCGTCATCTACGCGGCCGACCCGAAGTCCCTGCAGACCGCCCGTGGCGGCCCGACCAGCGGTGACCTCGGCGCGAACATGCTGCCGCCCGGCATCCCCGGCTCCGACAAGGCCTACGACCCGTACGGCCTGACCGCCGGCAAGCCGCAGGAGGACAAGGCCAAGGCCGCCCTCCAGGCCTGTGGCAAGCCGAACGGCTTCGAGACCACCATCGCGGTCCGCAACAACCGCGCCGCCGAGATCAAGACGGCCGAGTCCCTCCAGGCCGCTCTGGCCAAGGTCGGCATCACCGCCAAGATCGACCAGTACGACGGCAAGCTCACCTCCTCCACGATCGGCTCGCCCGAGAACGTGAAGAAGAAGAACTACGGCATCATCGTCATGGGCTGGGGCGCCGACTACAACTCCGGCGCGGGCTTCCTGCAGCCGCTGGTGGACGGCACGTTCATCAAGGAGAACGGCAACAACAACTACTCCATGATCAACGACCCGGAGATCAACAAGCTGTTCGACGACGCTGCTGCCGCCAAGACCCCGGAAGAGGCCGCGCCGTTCTACACGCAGATCAACAAGAAGACCATGGAGAAGGCCCTCTACCTGCCCATCAACTTCGACAAGGCCTTCGTCTACCACAACCCGCGGCTGACGAACGTCTACTTCAACGACTCCATGGGCAAGATCGACCTCGCCACGGTGGGCGTCATCAAGTAA
- a CDS encoding L-serine ammonia-lyase — protein sequence MAISVFDLFSIGIGPSSSHTVGPMRAARMFVNRLKKDGVLAQTASVRAELYGSLGATGHGHGTPKAVLLGLEGHSPRSVNVETADDEVERIRKTGRLRLLGAEIGSAHEIAFDEPSQLILHRRRALPYHANGMTLFAYDESGAPLLEKTYYSVGGGFVVDEDAVGEDRIKLDDTVLRYPFRSGDEMLRLTRETGLSISSLMLENEKAWRTEEEIREGLLEIWRVMQACVARGMSREGILPGGLRVKRRAATTARKLRSEGDPLALSMEWITLYAMAVNEENAAGGRVVTAPTNGAAGIIPAVLHYYVNFVPGADEDGVVRFLLAAGAIGMLFKENASISGAEVGCQGEVGSACSMAAGALAEVLGGSPEQVENAAEIGMEHNLGLTCDPVGGLVQIPCIERNGMAAVKAVTAAKMAMRGDGSHKVSLDKVIKTMKETGADMKIKYKETARGGLAVNVIEC from the coding sequence GTGGCCATTTCCGTCTTCGATCTCTTCTCGATCGGCATCGGTCCGTCCAGCTCGCACACCGTCGGCCCGATGCGCGCCGCCCGCATGTTCGTGAACCGGCTCAAGAAGGACGGGGTCCTCGCCCAGACCGCCTCCGTCCGCGCCGAGCTGTACGGCTCGCTCGGTGCCACCGGCCACGGCCACGGCACCCCCAAGGCCGTCCTGCTGGGGCTGGAGGGCCACTCCCCGCGCTCGGTGAACGTGGAGACGGCGGACGACGAGGTGGAGCGCATCCGCAAGACCGGCCGGCTGCGGCTGCTCGGGGCCGAGATAGGGAGCGCCCACGAGATCGCCTTCGACGAGCCCAGCCAGCTGATCCTGCACCGCCGCCGCGCGCTGCCGTACCACGCGAACGGCATGACCCTCTTCGCGTACGACGAGTCCGGCGCCCCGCTGCTGGAGAAGACGTACTACTCGGTCGGCGGCGGCTTCGTGGTGGACGAGGACGCGGTCGGCGAGGACCGGATCAAGCTCGACGACACCGTCCTGCGGTACCCGTTCCGCTCGGGCGACGAGATGCTGCGGCTGACCCGCGAGACGGGCCTGTCGATCTCCTCGCTGATGCTGGAGAACGAGAAGGCCTGGCGGACCGAGGAGGAGATCCGCGAGGGTCTGCTGGAGATCTGGCGGGTCATGCAGGCCTGCGTGGCGCGCGGCATGTCCCGCGAGGGCATCCTGCCGGGCGGCCTGCGCGTCAAGCGCCGCGCCGCCACCACCGCGCGCAAGCTGCGCTCCGAGGGCGACCCGCTGGCGCTCTCCATGGAGTGGATCACCCTCTACGCCATGGCCGTGAACGAGGAGAACGCGGCGGGCGGCCGGGTGGTCACCGCCCCGACCAACGGCGCCGCCGGCATCATCCCGGCCGTCCTGCACTACTACGTGAACTTCGTCCCGGGCGCGGACGAGGACGGCGTGGTGCGCTTCCTGCTGGCGGCCGGCGCCATCGGCATGCTGTTCAAGGAGAACGCCTCGATCTCCGGCGCCGAGGTCGGCTGCCAGGGCGAGGTGGGCTCGGCCTGCTCGATGGCGGCGGGCGCCCTGGCCGAGGTCCTCGGCGGCAGCCCGGAGCAGGTGGAGAACGCGGCCGAGATCGGCATGGAGCACAACCTGGGCCTGACCTGCGACCCGGTCGGCGGTCTGGTCCAGATCCCGTGCATCGAGCGCAACGGCATGGCGGCGGTCAAGGCCGTCACCGCGGCGAAGATGGCGATGCGCGGCGACGGCAGCCACAAGGTCTCCCTGGACAAGGTCATCAAGACCATGAAGGAGACCGGCGCCGATATGAAGATCAAGTACAAGGAGACGGCCCGCGGCGGACTCGCGGTCAACGTCATCGAGTGCTGA
- a CDS encoding enhanced serine sensitivity protein SseB C-terminal domain-containing protein: MSASGTAAAGQVEHMMRQVTPGRYDGYETFLHALGEGRLWMLLWHGQPGSPDAQYGGMEVEGLGYAPCVTSPQELAASGWNRGFEVVTGRDIARALYPDRWGLWLNPHDPGGGLGIPWADLRRVATGLDRMPAGPLRLSEPALELPQFYGLLTQHAHRTPAVRSLRRAWVQPALGLPYLAVGLDLYDASAPALESVREMMRQSVGAVPEGVPVCTVALADEHDPVAMWLRAQARPFYDREAHVSGY, translated from the coding sequence GTGAGTGCGTCAGGCACGGCCGCGGCCGGGCAGGTCGAGCACATGATGCGCCAGGTGACTCCCGGGCGCTATGACGGATACGAGACATTCCTGCACGCCCTCGGCGAGGGCCGGCTGTGGATGCTGCTCTGGCACGGGCAGCCGGGTTCCCCGGACGCCCAGTACGGCGGCATGGAGGTGGAGGGGCTCGGCTATGCGCCGTGCGTGACCTCCCCGCAGGAGTTGGCGGCCAGCGGCTGGAACCGCGGGTTCGAGGTGGTGACCGGACGGGACATCGCCCGTGCCCTCTACCCCGACCGGTGGGGGCTGTGGCTGAATCCGCACGATCCGGGGGGCGGCCTCGGCATTCCCTGGGCCGATCTGCGCCGGGTGGCCACCGGGCTGGACCGGATGCCGGCCGGGCCGCTGCGGCTGTCCGAGCCCGCGCTGGAACTCCCGCAGTTCTACGGACTGCTCACCCAGCACGCGCACCGGACCCCCGCGGTCCGCTCGCTCCGGCGCGCCTGGGTGCAGCCCGCGCTCGGCCTCCCGTACCTGGCCGTGGGGCTCGACCTGTACGATGCCTCCGCGCCCGCGCTGGAGTCGGTGCGCGAGATGATGCGGCAGTCGGTCGGGGCGGTCCCCGAGGGCGTTCCGGTCTGCACGGTCGCGCTCGCGGACGAGCACGACCCGGTCGCGATGTGGCTGCGCGCCCAGGCCCGGCCGTTCTACGACCGCGAGGCACACGTGTCCGGCTACTGA
- a CDS encoding enhanced serine sensitivity protein SseB: MHGNGWPANELEQVLGAALGNPHAGARILEVLARSELWVPLPAGGGPDSAALRLPTMDIGGAAYVPVYSSHDQFLACAGPAMDFAVVPAVEFARGLPPQLGVAVNPEGAVGVPLPPPAVAELCRAGRTELDGPGTGGRVRLFEPDWQEEPVDFLSAASEEFRATGVVAAAHRCLASVEGEAPELYIGVRLLGQPAEFRDAPMDALARALNRVQPPWPVHLILLDVTDDPVADHIRERVHPFYLP, from the coding sequence ATGCACGGCAACGGCTGGCCCGCCAATGAGCTGGAGCAGGTGCTCGGCGCAGCCCTCGGCAACCCGCACGCCGGGGCCCGCATTCTGGAGGTGCTGGCCCGCAGCGAGCTCTGGGTGCCGTTGCCGGCCGGCGGCGGCCCGGACAGTGCCGCCCTGCGCCTTCCCACCATGGACATCGGCGGCGCCGCCTACGTCCCGGTCTACAGCTCCCATGACCAGTTCCTCGCCTGCGCCGGCCCCGCCATGGACTTCGCCGTGGTCCCCGCCGTGGAGTTCGCCCGCGGCCTGCCCCCGCAGCTGGGCGTCGCCGTGAACCCGGAGGGCGCGGTCGGCGTCCCGCTGCCCCCGCCGGCCGTCGCCGAGCTGTGCCGGGCCGGGCGGACCGAGCTCGACGGCCCCGGCACCGGCGGCCGGGTCCGGCTGTTCGAGCCGGACTGGCAGGAGGAGCCGGTGGACTTCCTGTCCGCCGCCTCGGAGGAGTTCCGCGCCACCGGCGTGGTCGCCGCCGCCCACCGCTGCCTGGCCAGCGTCGAGGGCGAGGCCCCCGAGCTGTACATCGGCGTCCGCCTGCTGGGACAGCCGGCCGAGTTCCGGGACGCTCCGATGGACGCACTGGCCCGGGCCCTGAACCGGGTCCAGCCGCCCTGGCCGGTCCACCTGATCCTGCTCGATGTCACCGACGATCCGGTGGCCGACCACATCCGCGAGCGCGTGCACCCGTTCTACCTGCCCTAG
- the gcvT gene encoding glycine cleavage system aminomethyltransferase GcvT: MSNAPRLTALDALHRSLGATMTDFAGWDMPLRYGSERDEHNAVRTRAGLFDLSHMGEITLTGPEAVKVLDYALVGNISTVGVGRARYTHICREDGGILDDLIVYRLGETEYMVVANASNAQVVLDALTERAAGFDAEVRDDRDAYALIAVQGPESPGILKSLTDADLDGLKYYAGLPGTVAGVPALIARTGYTGEDGFELFVDPKHAVQLWEALTEAGADAGLVPCGLSCRDTLRLEAGMPLYGHELTTDLTPFDAGLGRVVKFEKEGDFVGRAALEAAAERAESKAPRKLVGLIAEGRRVPRAGFPVVAEGRVIGEITSGAPSPTLGKPIAMAYVDASHAAPGTSGVGVDIRGTHEPYEVVALPFYKRQK; the protein is encoded by the coding sequence ATGAGCAATGCCCCCCGTCTGACCGCCCTCGATGCGCTGCACCGCTCGCTCGGCGCCACCATGACCGACTTCGCGGGCTGGGACATGCCGCTGCGCTACGGCAGCGAGCGTGACGAGCACAACGCCGTACGGACCAGGGCCGGCCTGTTCGACCTGTCCCACATGGGCGAGATCACCCTGACCGGCCCGGAGGCCGTCAAGGTCCTCGACTACGCGCTGGTCGGCAACATCTCCACGGTGGGCGTCGGCCGCGCCCGTTACACCCACATCTGCCGTGAGGACGGCGGCATCCTCGACGACCTGATCGTCTACCGTCTCGGCGAGACCGAGTACATGGTGGTCGCGAACGCCTCCAACGCCCAGGTCGTCCTCGACGCCCTGACCGAGCGCGCCGCCGGCTTCGACGCCGAGGTCCGCGACGACCGCGACGCGTACGCGCTGATCGCCGTGCAGGGCCCGGAGTCCCCCGGCATCCTGAAGTCGCTCACCGACGCCGACCTGGACGGGCTGAAGTACTACGCCGGCCTGCCCGGCACCGTCGCGGGCGTGCCCGCGCTGATCGCCCGTACCGGCTACACCGGCGAGGACGGCTTCGAGCTGTTCGTCGACCCGAAGCACGCCGTGCAGCTGTGGGAGGCCCTGACCGAGGCCGGTGCGGATGCCGGCCTGGTGCCCTGCGGCCTGTCCTGCCGGGACACCCTGCGCCTGGAGGCGGGCATGCCGCTGTACGGGCACGAGCTGACCACCGACCTGACTCCCTTCGATGCGGGTCTGGGCCGGGTTGTGAAGTTCGAGAAGGAGGGCGACTTCGTGGGCCGCGCCGCCCTGGAGGCCGCCGCCGAGCGCGCCGAGAGCAAGGCCCCGCGCAAGCTGGTCGGCCTGATCGCCGAAGGCCGCCGGGTCCCGCGGGCCGGCTTCCCCGTGGTCGCCGAAGGCCGGGTCATCGGTGAGATCACCTCGGGCGCCCCCTCCCCCACCCTGGGCAAGCCGATCGCCATGGCGTACGTCGACGCGTCGCACGCCGCGCCCGGCACCTCCGGCGTCGGCGTGGACATTCGCGGTACCCATGAGCCGTACGAGGTCGTCGCGCTGCCCTTCTACAAGCGGCAGAAGTGA
- the gcvH gene encoding glycine cleavage system protein GcvH, translating into MSNPTQLRYTKEHEWVSAVDADGVATVGITAFAANALGDVVYAQLPEVGDTITAGETCGELESTKSVSDLFAPVTGEIVEANQDVVDDPSLVNSAPFEGGWLFKVKIAGEPDDLLTAAEYTDFAG; encoded by the coding sequence ATGAGCAACCCCACGCAGCTGCGTTACACCAAGGAACACGAGTGGGTCTCGGCGGTCGACGCGGACGGCGTCGCCACGGTCGGCATCACGGCGTTCGCGGCCAACGCCCTCGGCGATGTCGTCTACGCCCAGCTGCCCGAGGTGGGCGACACCATCACCGCCGGCGAGACCTGTGGCGAGCTGGAGTCGACCAAGTCGGTCAGCGACCTGTTCGCTCCGGTGACCGGTGAGATCGTCGAGGCCAACCAGGACGTCGTGGACGACCCGTCGCTCGTGAACAGCGCCCCCTTCGAGGGCGGCTGGCTGTTCAAGGTCAAGATCGCGGGCGAGCCGGACGACCTGCTCACCGCTGCCGAGTACACCGACTTCGCGGGCTGA
- a CDS encoding SsgA family sporulation/cell division regulator yields MATTEHCVIPLHLETGPDPIELRGVFGYRSDRPYEVSLDFHGAGMILARWVFARDLLLDGQIRATGQGDIRIWPAWRGVEPRVLLAFSNGHQDGVVSARAKDVRRLCRRMTTLVPRGAEGRYYDLDAELNTLLWR; encoded by the coding sequence ATGGCGACCACCGAACACTGTGTCATCCCGCTGCACCTGGAGACCGGGCCCGACCCGATCGAGCTCCGGGGCGTGTTCGGGTACCGCTCCGACCGGCCGTACGAGGTGTCCCTGGACTTCCACGGGGCCGGCATGATCCTGGCGCGCTGGGTCTTCGCCCGCGATCTGCTGCTCGACGGCCAGATCCGGGCGACCGGCCAGGGCGACATCCGGATCTGGCCGGCCTGGCGGGGGGTCGAGCCGCGGGTGCTGCTCGCCTTCTCGAACGGGCACCAGGACGGTGTGGTGTCGGCCCGCGCCAAGGACGTACGCCGGCTGTGCCGCCGGATGACCACCCTGGTGCCGCGGGGGGCGGAGGGGCGGTACTACGACCTGGACGCCGAGCTGAACACATTGCTGTGGCGCTGA
- a CDS encoding ABC transporter permease, which yields MTAPLHDTSAEQAPAAVAVADVPAQAIEGRSPGRIAWMRLKRDKIALTGGIVVIFLILVAVFAPQIVSLLGHPPNEFHEDLLDPELGTPVGSFGGMSSDFLLGVEPTNGRDIFSRIVYGARISLTVAFLAAFVSVIIGSLLGALAGFLGGWVDALISRLMDLLLAFPQLLFTIALVSVVPNSVWGFEGTGVRMGVLVIVIGFFGWPYIGRIVRGQTISMREREYVEAARSLGAGRGYILIKELLPNLVAPILVYATLIIPTNILTEAALSFLGAGVKPPTASWGKMLSDAVPIYQDAPMFMVVPGLAIFITVLAFNLFGDGLRDALDPKGS from the coding sequence ATGACGGCACCACTGCACGACACGAGCGCGGAACAAGCCCCCGCGGCCGTTGCCGTAGCCGATGTCCCTGCACAGGCCATCGAAGGCCGCTCACCGGGCCGTATCGCCTGGATGCGGCTCAAGCGCGACAAGATCGCACTGACCGGCGGCATCGTTGTGATCTTCCTGATCCTGGTGGCGGTCTTCGCGCCGCAGATCGTGAGCCTGCTGGGCCACCCGCCCAACGAGTTCCACGAGGATCTGCTCGACCCGGAACTCGGCACGCCGGTCGGCTCGTTCGGCGGCATGAGTTCGGACTTCCTGCTGGGTGTCGAGCCCACCAACGGGCGCGACATCTTCAGCCGGATCGTCTACGGCGCGCGCATCTCGCTGACCGTGGCCTTCCTGGCGGCCTTTGTCTCCGTGATCATCGGCAGCCTGCTGGGCGCCCTCGCGGGCTTCCTCGGCGGCTGGGTGGACGCGCTGATCAGCCGCCTGATGGACCTGCTGCTGGCCTTCCCGCAGCTGCTCTTCACCATCGCCCTGGTCTCGGTGGTCCCGAACTCCGTCTGGGGCTTCGAGGGCACCGGCGTCCGGATGGGCGTCCTCGTGATCGTCATCGGCTTCTTCGGCTGGCCGTACATCGGACGCATCGTCCGCGGCCAGACGATCTCGATGCGCGAGCGCGAGTACGTGGAGGCCGCACGCAGCCTCGGCGCCGGCCGCGGGTACATCCTGATCAAGGAACTGCTGCCCAACCTGGTCGCTCCGATCCTGGTCTACGCGACCCTGATCATCCCGACCAACATCCTGACGGAGGCGGCGCTCAGCTTCCTCGGCGCCGGCGTCAAACCGCCCACGGCGTCCTGGGGAAAGATGCTGTCCGACGCCGTCCCCATCTACCAGGACGCACCGATGTTCATGGTCGTCCCCGGTCTCGCGATCTTCATCACTGTCCTGGCGTTCAACCTCTTCGGGGACGGGCTGCGTGACGCACTCGACCCCAAGGGCAGCTGA
- a CDS encoding AAA family ATPase, with product MRGEANTVRRLNGVDGLTAVVAAVPVQRGPLGPGALAAAAPAPATVRDLRGRSCGPARLGFAEGDIVVVSGLPGGGKSTLIKRAVRDIGIDSQDVRERWEHRMPGSLPYALYRPLVRIAHYAGLARALRSGRSVVVHDCGTQAWVRGLLARTARRRGRALHLLLLDASPAEALSGQAARGRGVSAYAFARHRGAVARLLRAAESGRLPAGCTSATLLDRAAATRVTHIAFDGSP from the coding sequence ATGCGGGGGGAGGCGAACACTGTGCGGAGGCTCAACGGAGTGGACGGACTGACGGCGGTGGTGGCGGCGGTACCGGTGCAGCGGGGCCCGCTGGGCCCCGGGGCTCTGGCCGCGGCGGCGCCGGCGCCGGCGACCGTGCGCGACCTGCGCGGGCGCAGCTGCGGCCCGGCCCGGCTCGGCTTCGCCGAGGGCGACATCGTGGTGGTCTCCGGGCTCCCCGGCGGCGGCAAGAGCACGCTGATCAAGCGGGCCGTCCGGGACATCGGGATCGACTCCCAGGACGTCCGCGAGCGCTGGGAGCACCGGATGCCCGGGAGCCTGCCGTACGCCCTCTACCGCCCGCTGGTCCGGATCGCCCACTACGCAGGCCTCGCCCGCGCGCTGCGCTCGGGCCGCTCCGTGGTCGTCCACGACTGCGGCACCCAGGCCTGGGTGCGCGGCCTGCTGGCCCGGACCGCGCGGCGGCGCGGTCGCGCACTGCACCTGCTGCTGCTGGACGCGAGCCCGGCGGAGGCGCTGTCCGGGCAGGCGGCCCGGGGCCGCGGCGTCTCGGCGTACGCCTTCGCCCGGCACCGCGGGGCGGTGGCCCGGCTGCTCCGGGCGGCGGAATCCGGCCGTCTTCCGGCCGGCTGCACCTCGGCCACCCTGCTGGACCGAGCGGCGGCCACCCGGGTCACCCACATCGCCTTCGACGGCAGTCCCTAG
- the glyA gene encoding serine hydroxymethyltransferase, translating into MSVLNTPLHELDPDVAAAVDAELVRQQSTLEMIASENFAPVAVMEAQGSVLTNKYAEGYPGRRYYGGCEHVDVVEQIAIDRIKALFGAEAANVQPHSGAQANAAAMFALLKPGDTIMGLNLAHGGHLTHGMKINFSGKLYNVVPYHVGEDGQVDMAEVERLAKESKPQLIVAGWSAYPRQLDFAAFRRIADEVGAYLMVDMAHFAGLVAAGLHPNPVPHAHVVTTTTHKTLGGPRGGVILSTQELAKKINSAVFPGQQGGPLEHVIAAKAVSFKVAASPEFKERQERTLEGAKILAARLVQDDVKAVGVDVLTGGTDVHLVLVDLRNSELDGQQAEDRLHEVGITVNRNAIPNDPRPPMVTSGLRIGTPALATRGFGAEDFTEVAEIIAETLKPAYDAKALRARVEALAAKHPLYPSL; encoded by the coding sequence ATGTCTGTACTGAACACCCCTCTCCACGAGCTTGACCCGGACGTCGCCGCCGCCGTCGACGCCGAGCTCGTGCGCCAGCAGTCGACCCTGGAAATGATCGCCTCGGAGAACTTCGCTCCGGTGGCCGTCATGGAGGCCCAGGGCTCGGTCCTGACCAACAAGTACGCCGAGGGCTACCCGGGCCGCCGCTACTACGGTGGCTGCGAGCACGTGGACGTGGTCGAGCAGATCGCGATCGACCGGATCAAGGCGCTGTTCGGCGCCGAGGCCGCCAACGTGCAGCCCCACTCGGGTGCCCAGGCCAACGCGGCGGCGATGTTCGCGCTGCTGAAGCCGGGCGACACCATCATGGGCCTGAACCTGGCCCACGGCGGTCACCTGACCCACGGCATGAAGATCAACTTCTCCGGCAAGCTCTACAACGTGGTGCCCTACCACGTCGGCGAGGACGGCCAGGTGGACATGGCCGAGGTCGAGCGCCTCGCCAAGGAGTCCAAGCCGCAGCTGATCGTGGCCGGCTGGTCCGCGTACCCGCGCCAGCTGGACTTCGCCGCCTTCCGCCGGATCGCGGACGAGGTCGGCGCCTACCTCATGGTCGACATGGCGCACTTCGCCGGTCTGGTCGCCGCGGGCCTGCACCCGAACCCGGTGCCGCACGCCCACGTCGTCACCACCACCACGCACAAGACCCTCGGCGGTCCGCGCGGCGGTGTCATCCTGTCGACGCAGGAGCTGGCCAAGAAGATCAACTCTGCGGTCTTCCCCGGCCAGCAGGGCGGTCCGCTGGAGCACGTGATCGCCGCCAAGGCTGTCTCCTTCAAGGTCGCGGCCTCGCCCGAGTTCAAGGAGCGCCAGGAGCGCACCCTGGAGGGCGCGAAGATCCTCGCCGCCCGCCTGGTCCAGGACGACGTGAAGGCGGTGGGCGTGGACGTGCTCACCGGCGGCACCGACGTGCACCTGGTCCTGGTCGACCTGCGGAACTCCGAGCTGGACGGCCAGCAGGCCGAGGACCGCCTGCACGAGGTCGGCATCACGGTCAACCGGAACGCCATCCCGAACGACCCGCGGCCCCCGATGGTCACCTCGGGTCTGCGGATCGGCACGCCGGCCCTGGCCACCCGCGGTTTCGGCGCCGAGGACTTCACCGAGGTCGCCGAGATCATCGCGGAGACCCTGAAGCCGGCCTACGACGCGAAGGCGCTGCGGGCGCGCGTCGAGGCCCTCGCCGCGAAGCACCCGCTGTACCCGTCGCTCTAA